Below is a window of Actinomycetota bacterium DNA.
ATAGATGCCCACCAGCCAACCATTTTTGATTTCTTCATCCATCCCCAGTTTTGTGATCTCTTTTAATTTGATCCGCTGGTCCAATTTCTTCGAATGAACCTCGCCTCCCGTTATCTTTTCTATATATAACACCCTTCCATCGGCAGGGGAGATGATTACGCCATCCTTCCTAGGGGGGATCCTCAAGGGGTCTCTATAGAACCACACCTTCCTCAAATAGAAGTAAGCTCCAAAGATTAAGATCAAGAGAAAAAGAACAGACGAAATGATCCAATTCGAAACACGCATTTTAGAAATCACCCCGCCCATAACCATTTAACCATTAACCCGGTTTTACCATTCCCTCCATACCTTCCAAAGGCAATAGGGTAACTTCGGTATGTAATAACCCAAAAACCCGGCGCAAATTTTGAGCGGACTTTCCCAAGACGAGTCTCCATGTTCCATCTCTGGAAGGGGTTTAGATTCGAAAATGCCAGTTCTATAAGCGTTGTCTAAAGCTGAGTAGGTTCTCAATAGACCATTCCGTTCGAAATAGCTCTCTACTTGATCTGAAGGGGTATTTAAAAACAATTCTTTGGGTACATGATGGAGCTCTACCAACTCATCGTAAATCTCATCCAGAGATTCATCATATCCATGTACAGCGATTTGAAATCTAAGCTCATTATATCGGGTGATATCAAACTCGAAAATCCTTTCGGAATCGACTATGGCCTTTATCGCTCTAACCAGCGTTCGGATTCTCCCTAAATCCCAAATGGGGTCAAATACTCTGATCTCTATGGTGCCCAGTCTTTTAGCCAAAATTATATCCTGAAATCTATATTCCCAATCCGATCTTAAGCGGCCTATGGCAAAAGATTTAGCAATTCTAAAGGATTGACCGAAATATTTTCCCCCGGCATAGGGAGAATTGACCGTGAGGAGGGTGAGTAGAGGGAGAAAATGGACGAGATTTTTGTAAACACGCTGTTGGTCCTTCACACCACCGATGTGAATTTGCAAGGCACAAGTGTTGGTAGGAGCTTCGTAGTTTATGAGATGACCCAGAGGGACTATTAAGCCCTCACACATGTCCATCAAATCTTTTCTGCGAGAAGCAAGGTCTTCGATGAGGGAGTCCATATCCTGATGCATGAAGGTGCTGATCTCTATTCCGCTCATCAGACCCTGTTTTATATCCCTTCCCCGAGCGAAATTAGAAGCGGTGTGGGAGTAATAGAATCGGGGATTTTTCCAAAGCAGCTTAGCCAGATAATAAAGGGATCTAAGGGTTGGTTTTTCCGGCTCCACAATGAAAACTTCTTCTTCGATACCGAAGATCGCTTTTTCCATGGCCTTACCTCACGTCACGCACTTTAAACTCGTCCACCTATCCTCAATTCAGCTCTTCCTCGGTTATTATCTTGATTCCCTCCCTCTTCAGCAAGGAAGCGGTCACGCCATTCCCCTTCCTTAAATTATTGGTGAAAGTACCATCGTAAATTCGTCCAAAGCCACAAGAGGGACTTCTCGCCTTAAGGACAGCCGCCCTTGCCCCTATCAATTTTGCCAATTTAAGAACTTCGTGAGCTCCTTTTATGCACTGAGAGGTCACATCCTCACCCTCTTTGGTGAAAACACCGGTTCTTCCACCGAGAACATCCTCTCCACTTCCATCCCGAATTTCCATGGGTAAGCGCGGTGTGGGAAGTCCCCCCAACTGTTCAGGGCAAACGGGTATGGCCTTGCCCTGCCTGACCAGTCTTTGCACCTTCTCCAGAAGCTTGTTTTTCCCATCGTATCTACAATTTATGCCCACCAAACAGGCACTCACTATGTATCGCCCCTCAACCCTCGTCTTTCCCTGAATGGTGAACGATGAACGATGAACGCTCATCTATGCCTCCCAATACACCCTGCTCAGCCCTTCAATCTTGGAAAGCCTTTTTGTGACCTCTTCAGAATGCATACTCGAAGGTACATCGACAACCAACTTAATGGTGCAAGTCTTCCGCTCTTCATCGCACTCCAAATCGACATCCTTTATATTCACCCCCAGCTCGCCCAGAGTGGAGCCAACCTTTCCCAGCTGTCCGGGTCGATCCTCCGAGATCATGGTCAAAACTCGCCGACCCCCTAGGATTCGCAACTCAACTTCCTTAAAGACGGAGAGAACGATGAGTATCAAAGCGGTGGCCGCCAAAGCTGGAACATAAAAACCAATCCCCACAGCCAGTCCTATTGCCGCTACCCCCCAGACGCTTGCCGCCGTCGTTAACCCCCGCACTATGCTGCCTTGTTGAATAATGGCACCCGCTCCCAAGAAGCCGATGCCCACGACGACCGCCGCGGCGATTCGGCTTATGTCCACATATGGCTTCCCGGAAAAGGGATAAACCGATACCAGCATAAATAAGGCTGAGGCCATACAAACCAAAACGTGGGTGCGCAAACCAGCTGGCTTCTCAGCTTTCTCTCGCTGGTAGCCTATGATTCCACCGAGGAAGGTGGCCAGAACTAACCTTATAATAACCTCCACAATCCCAATCATTTATGATGCCCCCTTTAAACACCGAACATACGAGTCAGGAGAATTTTAACTGTCCCATGACCCATGTCCCCGACCCATGACTTATGACTCCATCAAACTTGCCGCGTAACTATGATACAACACTTCAACCGTTAATCTCCATTCC
It encodes the following:
- a CDS encoding phosphatidylserine decarboxylase, which gives rise to MRVSNWIISSVLFLLILIFGAYFYLRKVWFYRDPLRIPPRKDGVIISPADGRVLYIEKITGGEVHSKKLDQRIKLKEITKLGMDEEIKNGWLVGIY
- a CDS encoding DUF523 domain-containing protein is translated as MSVHRSSFTIQGKTRVEGRYIVSACLVGINCRYDGKNKLLEKVQRLVRQGKAIPVCPEQLGGLPTPRLPMEIRDGSGEDVLGGRTGVFTKEGEDVTSQCIKGAHEVLKLAKLIGARAAVLKARSPSCGFGRIYDGTFTNNLRKGNGVTASLLKREGIKIITEEELN
- a CDS encoding MgtC/SapB family protein, which produces MIGIVEVIIRLVLATFLGGIIGYQREKAEKPAGLRTHVLVCMASALFMLVSVYPFSGKPYVDISRIAAAVVVGIGFLGAGAIIQQGSIVRGLTTAASVWGVAAIGLAVGIGFYVPALAATALILIVLSVFKEVELRILGGRRVLTMISEDRPGQLGKVGSTLGELGVNIKDVDLECDEERKTCTIKLVVDVPSSMHSEEVTKRLSKIEGLSRVYWEA